CCAATATTCAAAGCCGTCATAGCCATGTCCTTGGTCGCGTTCAAGGCTGAGACGTTAGCCTCGTAAGCCCGAGTCGCCTGAATCATATTGGCCATCTCTTCCATTAAGTTGACGTTGGGATAGGCCACCATTCCATTTTCATCAGCATCAGGATGGTCCGGCTCGTGTCTCAAATTTGGAGCGCTCGTATCGACATGGATATCTGTCACCTGAACGCGATTTAAACTCTCTGCGCCGTGATTTAAAACCTCACCAAAGGTTTTTGCGTCTGGAGTCGCTTCGAGAACCACGTCTTTTCTGCGATAGGGACCGCCCTCGGGAGTGCGAACCGTATTCACGTTGGCGATGTTGCTCGAAATCGTATTCATGCGCACCTGCTGGGCGCGCATTCCACTACCGCTAATTCTAAAACCAGAGCCAAAATCCATTATCGGCCTCCATCATTTGCCGCGTACTTTAAAGCGGCTAATTTCTTATTGATCAGCTGAGTCGCGGCACGATAGGCAATGTTGTTTTCGACCATGTCCGACATTTCCCGCTGAAGATCGACGGTATTCCCATCGTTAGAAACTTCCACTTCTGGATTGTCGTAGATTTCAGCTTGCATGCTGTCGAGAGCGCGCGGCGAAACGGGAAAATGATCGGGGTTCGTGGCCTCCACAACATGATTCCCGTCTGTGCGAATCGCGTGAGCCAGCGCCTCTTCGAAATCGATTTTCTTAGCCTTGTATCCTGGAGTTTCAGCATTGGCGATATTGGCAGAAACTACGTTCTGCTTTACTTGGCGCATTCTCGCCGAAGTGGCCAAAGCTCTCAGTGTTTTATCAAATATTTCAGCCATGAACTTCATCCTTTTTATATTCGTTTAATTTATTACGAAGTGTACGGATGCTGATTCCAAGGAGCTTTGCGGCCATCGTACGATTTTCACCTGTAAATTCTAAAGTTTTAAAAATAAGTAAACGTTCTGCCTCTTGGACAGTCATCCCGGGGCCAAAAGATTGAATACGAGATTCCGCATAACCCTCGATCATAAGATCTTCGGCTTTGATCTCCGTATTTTGCGTCATCAAAATACTTCTTTCGAGAACACTCTGGAGCTCACGCACATTCCCGGGCCAATTCCAACTTAAAAGCTTGGTCATCGCACAGCTAGAGAATTGACGGCGAGGCAAATTATTTTCGCTACAAATTCTTTCCATAAATTGATGTGAGTATTGTTCGATATCCTGAATGCGCTCACGAAGTGCAGGGATACGAATGGGAATCACATTAATTCGATAGAATAAGTCTTTGCGGAATTCACCGCGCTTTACCATCTCTTTAAGATCGCGATTAGTGGTACAGATAAATCGAACATCAATGGCTTTAGATTTGGTGCTGCCCACGCGAGTGAGTTCTTTCTCTTGAATCACACGCAGAAGTTTTCCCTGAAGATCCAAAGAAATTTCACTGATCTCGTCTAACAGAAACGTACCTCCATCGGCCGCTTCTATCTGACCGATTTTTGTTTGATGTGCGCCGGTGAAAGCCCCTTTTTCGTATCCGAAGAGTTCGCTTTCGAGGAGTGTGCTCGGAATCGCTGCGCAGTTGACGGCAATAAACGGAGCTTTACTACGAAAGCTTTGCGCGTGGATGTATTGAGAAAGTTGCTCTTTACCGACACCGCTTTCGCCTGAGATCAAAAGAGTCGCTTTGCTCATAGACAAGTTATCAACGAGCTTTAAGATATTTTGCATTACCGCATCATGAGTTACAAAATTTCTCATTTCGAATTCTCCTTTTTATCCGCCATCGCAGGGATACGATCGATATACTTTTTGTACTGATCGTTCCATTTTTTGTCTTTGACAGCTTCCGCCGCTAGATTTTTCCAAACATTACCTTCGGAAATTGAAGACCAAACATCCTCAGCTTCTTTGAATTTTTTCTGATGAGCCCACTGAGCGCCTAACTTGTACTTTATTTCGTCATAATTATAGTCAGTATCTTTAAATTCTTGGTGAAAGCGCTCCATGTAGGAAAACAGTTCAGCCTCTGGCGCCTTTGCGTCATCCATCAACGCAATCTTTCTCTTGAGAAGATGGAATTTCTCCTGCTTCTTGGTTTTCTCTGAATCTAAATACCTATCGATTTCATCAATAGCTTTTTGTGGCTGTTTGAGAGAAGCCTGAACATCGGCTTTTAGGTTCACGATATCAAAGTTACCTTTAGAGATTTTCTCTAAATGCGCGATCGCCGCCGACCAACGCTCGTTGTTCATATCGATTTTAGCGGAAACCATATGGAACTCGTCTTTTTCTTCTTGCGATATTTTATCTAGTTTAACCTTCGTCAGCGTTCCCGAAGCGAGACCGTACTGTTTATTTTCGAGGTAGCTCTTTGCAAGACGAAGCTGAATAAAATCTTCCGTCGGCAAACCCTCGTAGACACGAACGGACTCGGGATCGGCAAGCTTGTTGAATTTATTTAAAAACTCATTATAGGCCTGGATCGCCGCCGGATAGACTTTCGCTTTCTCGTAAGCGACACCTTTAAGATATCCGTAATCCACACGCTCGGACTTTTTGAACCACACTTCATCGTAATTCTCATAAACCTTAAACGCTTCTTTGAGTTCATTTTTGGCGATGTGATCTTTAATTTGATAGGCAATACCCCGTCCGATTCGACGTTGGAACTTTTCAACGTACAAAGGACGCTCGACTTTCTTAAAGAAAGCTAAAAGTTCATCCGTCGCTCTTTTGTAAAGGCCTCGGCTAAAATAGGCATCCGTCAGCTGGAAGATCATAAATTCATCCGCCTGTGGGAGCGTGATCATTTTCTCGTAGCTGGTCATATCGTCGACAAGTAACTGAAGTCGCTTATTTTCGGAGGTGATGACCTGATGCCATAAAAGGCGAACTTTAGCGACCGCACCACCTACTGTCGATTTGTAACGGAAAACAGATTCGTTGTAATACCCTCTCCACTTCGCAGGATCCTCACCTACGATTTCAAAAATTTCTCCAAGACGAGTCATTGCGTAGGGCGCGTAGGCATGTTGAGGAAATTGCTTAAGAAAATCTCTAAACGACTCTAAACTCACCTTGTAATCTTCTTCGACGAACTCCGCTTCGGCTTTGTTAAAGTAAGCGTTAGGATAACGTTCTTTGTCTTTAGGAAATTGCTTCCATGCCGTTTCGTAAAGACTAATAGCTTTTTTATACTCTTTGCGTTCAAAGAACGCGTCGCCAATATTGTAGGCAGCTTCAACTCTGATTTCGGGATCCGCTCCGTAAATCAATCGCGAATAAATATCCGTCGCTTCTTTAAATTCAGAAGCTCTTAAGAGATTTTGCGCTAATAACAGATCAATATTCGATCGAAGCGGCGATTTTAAATATTTTGTTTGATAATATTTAAGACTGCGAATAGCACCAATATGGTCTCCCATTTGAGTGCGAATAAGACTCGTGAAAAGAATGGTTCTTTCGGCCAGAGGAGACTCTGGATATTTTTTAACGATAGCATCGTAGAGATTGAGCGCTTCTAGTTTTAAATGCCGAGAAGTATCAATGCGCGATAATTCGTAAACAGAATCGGCCTGCATGTACTTTAACATATGGTCGTACTTCGAATTGGGGTACTTTTTCGAGAAATTCTTCTTACCTTTAATAAAATCTCTATAGCGTCCATCGACGAACAATTTGTGAAGCTCAATGGCGTGTTTTGTCTCTTTATCGTCAGCGTCTTCGATTTCGTAAGCGACTTTCTTTCGGGTGATTTGATCAATATCCCGACTTTCACTTTGTAGGATCGGCCACTTGAGGAAGAGTTTTCCTCGAGCTTCGATGATGGAATCTGGATTAAAAATCACTTTATTGGCATCAAAGTTAATAAGATCAAAACCTTCTTCCGTGACACTTTTCACTAAAGCATTAAGTTTAGGATCAATCACATCAGGAGTGTTACCGAGTTTTGTATAATCTAATTTTGTCGGAACTGACTGATTCCCCACTTTAGTAGGCTTCGGTGGCTCGATTTTTATAAATTCAGTGCTCGACGGAGAGCGCTTACTGGCTTTCGCCGCCAACGTAGGACCTTCCTCAGTTTCGGGAGCCGACTTCCGAGCTTTAGCCGCTGTCTTTTGATCATCAAGATAAAAATCCACAGACAGCGCCACTGGCGTATCCGTCAAGTAATCAAAAACCTCGACGTTTGGATTCTGAGGATAAATCCGAATAATATCTTTATTGAGCGAAGCACTTTTCTCGACGGTAATCTTCTGAATGAACTGATCACTATAACCGCGAAGCGAATTCGCCGAAACGGCATCAAGTTGAGAAACCGCTAACTCCACATGATCCGACTTTTGCACCAAGGAATAATCCGCACTATGAACCTCTGGGAGTTCAAAATGAGTCACATCATTAATGTGATTAATAATCACACTACTCTGCGCCCAAGCTCGGCCCAAACCCATACCAAAGCCGCAAGCGACCAGACCCAATTTAAATATCCAACCAAAGTATTGCTTCATAACCCCTAGACCCATCTGGAGTTATATTAAGCAGAATCAGTGCCATAAATTTCCGAAGCGATTTTGAAATCTGTTTTTTCTTTCCGGATGCTTAAAACCGAGTTCCGCAGCGAAGCGAGGACCTGTCTGAGCGTTTTAAGCGTCCGGAAAGAAAAAACAGATTTCAAAATCGCTTCGGAAATTTATCCTAGACCCTTATTAAAATTGCAGTGGTTTTTGGCGCTTGAGACAAAGTACTGACGGTGGAGAAAAAATAAAATACTGGAGGCGTGCAAAAAAACACGACTCCAGTCGCAGGAAAGACAGGGATGGGTGTTGAACCACCTTAGGGGGGCGTTCAATCCATTACGTTAAGTCAAAACCAACCTTCTCAATTAAGAGAAGGCCGAGTTCAATAATTGGAGTGCGTGTTTAGAAGACTGGTTAGCTTGAGCCATCACAGAGGTTCCTGCTTGGAGCAAGATATTCTGTTTGGTCATTTCAGCCGTTTCTTCCGCGACATCTACATCACGGATTCGGCTATTTGCAGCGGCCATGTTCTCAAGTGAGATCGACAAATTGTTGATCGTTGAGTTCAGTCGGTTCTGCATAGCTCCAAAGTCCGCGCGCATTGCTGAAACAGCAACGATCGCTTCGTCAATAGCTGCTAACGAGTTTTGAGCTGACGCTTTGTCTGCAACCGTGGTGAGGTTTACACCGATGGCCGCACTGTTCGCGTCTGTTTTAGAGGCATCAAATGATAATCTATCAATATTTGGATCGTTACGAGTTCCCACCTGGAAATCAAGCACTGCGCCTGTTCCGCTGAGGAGTGGAGTTCCGTTAAACTCTGTGGAGTCTGCGATACGATCAATTTCGTCTAATAATTGTTGGTATTCGACATTGAGGAGCTGTCTCTCAACAGGTCCGATAGTATCAGAAGCACCCTGTACGCCGAGTTCGCGCAATCTGATAAGGATGTTACTGACTTCTTGCAAACCGCCTTCGGCAACTTGAATCATAGAGACACCGTCTTGTGCGTTTCTCCATGCCATCTTCAAACCGCGAATCTGTCCGCGAAGACTCTCTGAGATTGCCAAACCTGCCGCATCATCGCCCGCACGATTGATTCGATAACCTGAAGATAACTTCTCCAAGCTCTTATCAAGTGCTAACTTCGTTCCGTACAAATTTCTTTGTGCGTTCAAAGCCGCTGTGTTTGTATTAATCCTGAGTCCCATGACTATCCTCCTTGAACCCTACGCATCGATCCTTCGACACATAAAGAGATATCACATCCAGTGGTTTCTCTTGTATTACTCATCGGTGTTTCACTTTGAGTCTTTAGAGGTTTTCGTCTCATTTTAGTAAATCTAGACTAAGGCACCCTTTGTGGGGACATTAAATCGAATTAATTCGATCTTAGCTCAACAACTAGACTATGATCCCTTGATAAAATTAGATAATTTTATAAGAGGAAGAGAGAAAGTATGCGTCTGAGACTATATATATGCTCGT
This window of the Bdellovibrionales bacterium genome carries:
- a CDS encoding sigma-54 dependent transcriptional regulator gives rise to the protein MRNFVTHDAVMQNILKLVDNLSMSKATLLISGESGVGKEQLSQYIHAQSFRSKAPFIAVNCAAIPSTLLESELFGYEKGAFTGAHQTKIGQIEAADGGTFLLDEISEISLDLQGKLLRVIQEKELTRVGSTKSKAIDVRFICTTNRDLKEMVKRGEFRKDLFYRINVIPIRIPALRERIQDIEQYSHQFMERICSENNLPRRQFSSCAMTKLLSWNWPGNVRELQSVLERSILMTQNTEIKAEDLMIEGYAESRIQSFGPGMTVQEAERLLIFKTLEFTGENRTMAAKLLGISIRTLRNKLNEYKKDEVHG
- the flgC gene encoding flagellar basal body rod protein FlgC yields the protein MMDFGSGFRISGSGMRAQQVRMNTISSNIANVNTVRTPEGGPYRRKDVVLEATPDAKTFGEVLNHGAESLNRVQVTDIHVDTSAPNLRHEPDHPDADENGMVAYPNVNLMEEMANMIQATRAYEANVSALNATKDMAMTALNIGD
- the flgB gene encoding flagellar basal body rod protein FlgB, encoding MAEIFDKTLRALATSARMRQVKQNVVSANIANAETPGYKAKKIDFEEALAHAIRTDGNHVVEATNPDHFPVSPRALDSMQAEIYDNPEVEVSNDGNTVDLQREMSDMVENNIAYRAATQLINKKLAALKYAANDGGR
- a CDS encoding tetratricopeptide repeat protein encodes the protein MKQYFGWIFKLGLVACGFGMGLGRAWAQSSVIINHINDVTHFELPEVHSADYSLVQKSDHVELAVSQLDAVSANSLRGYSDQFIQKITVEKSASLNKDIIRIYPQNPNVEVFDYLTDTPVALSVDFYLDDQKTAAKARKSAPETEEGPTLAAKASKRSPSSTEFIKIEPPKPTKVGNQSVPTKLDYTKLGNTPDVIDPKLNALVKSVTEEGFDLINFDANKVIFNPDSIIEARGKLFLKWPILQSESRDIDQITRKKVAYEIEDADDKETKHAIELHKLFVDGRYRDFIKGKKNFSKKYPNSKYDHMLKYMQADSVYELSRIDTSRHLKLEALNLYDAIVKKYPESPLAERTILFTSLIRTQMGDHIGAIRSLKYYQTKYLKSPLRSNIDLLLAQNLLRASEFKEATDIYSRLIYGADPEIRVEAAYNIGDAFFERKEYKKAISLYETAWKQFPKDKERYPNAYFNKAEAEFVEEDYKVSLESFRDFLKQFPQHAYAPYAMTRLGEIFEIVGEDPAKWRGYYNESVFRYKSTVGGAVAKVRLLWHQVITSENKRLQLLVDDMTSYEKMITLPQADEFMIFQLTDAYFSRGLYKRATDELLAFFKKVERPLYVEKFQRRIGRGIAYQIKDHIAKNELKEAFKVYENYDEVWFKKSERVDYGYLKGVAYEKAKVYPAAIQAYNEFLNKFNKLADPESVRVYEGLPTEDFIQLRLAKSYLENKQYGLASGTLTKVKLDKISQEEKDEFHMVSAKIDMNNERWSAAIAHLEKISKGNFDIVNLKADVQASLKQPQKAIDEIDRYLDSEKTKKQEKFHLLKRKIALMDDAKAPEAELFSYMERFHQEFKDTDYNYDEIKYKLGAQWAHQKKFKEAEDVWSSISEGNVWKNLAAEAVKDKKWNDQYKKYIDRIPAMADKKENSK
- a CDS encoding flagellin FliC — encoded protein: MGLRINTNTAALNAQRNLYGTKLALDKSLEKLSSGYRINRAGDDAAGLAISESLRGQIRGLKMAWRNAQDGVSMIQVAEGGLQEVSNILIRLRELGVQGASDTIGPVERQLLNVEYQQLLDEIDRIADSTEFNGTPLLSGTGAVLDFQVGTRNDPNIDRLSFDASKTDANSAAIGVNLTTVADKASAQNSLAAIDEAIVAVSAMRADFGAMQNRLNSTINNLSISLENMAAANSRIRDVDVAEETAEMTKQNILLQAGTSVMAQANQSSKHALQLLNSAFS